From Lolium perenne isolate Kyuss_39 chromosome 5, Kyuss_2.0, whole genome shotgun sequence, a single genomic window includes:
- the LOC139831848 gene encoding uncharacterized protein, producing the protein MAPHHSSTAVGTRARTARANRRDWANLTAGPAGLIAEAVLADDVAGYLRFRSVCGMWRRCTEPPHAHGSLDSRFHPRRWIMLPEVFAANVDRRDFLNVSTGERIRVDLPELRDQLVIGATSGGLLVLLCGNNTRDMHLLNPLTRQLTALPNAASLLRGQENITWLSELEKLQVSSAGLADSSTVALYFDDRKMELAVAKPGDERWSCRPRPEPGFIISALSFANRFYCASKKGINVVDAIAAVKQPQLAVVVEEGEPTHESYLVDNDDELIRVQQAPVGTKTPRYHAHRVDLAVGQMVRIYDLRGRAVFVGDDGRSVSVHAGLSSSIKADTVYWCKCSGDGTLGIAAYHVKNGWTTWNLHAWPGSMVDYLSRYVCRSEDTVVPAPTHRCRIFKVAATVAGPRKRKGKRKRKANSKVIGNDWVN; encoded by the exons ATGGCACCTCACCACAGCAGCACAGCCGTCGGAACGCGTGCACGCACCGCCCGCGCTAACCG GAGGGATTGGGCAAACCTGACGGCCGGGCCGGCGGGCCTGATCGCCGAGGCGGTCCTGGCGGACGATGTCGCGGGCTACCTCCGCTTCCGCTCGGTGTGCGGCATGTGGCGGCGGTGCACGGAGCCCCCACACGCGCATGGCAGCCTGGACAGCCGCTTCCATCCCCGCCGCTGGATCATGCTCCCCGAGGTCTTCGCCGCCAATGTGGACCGCCGCGACTTCCTCAACGTCTCGACGGGGGAGCGCATCCGCGTGGACCTCCCGGAGCTCCGGGACCAGCTCGTGATCGGTGCCACCTCCGGTGGCCTTCTCGTCCTGTTGTGTGGAAATAACACTCGCGATATGCACCTTCTCAACCCGCTCACCCGGCAGCTCACGGCCCTCCCAAATGCAGCCTCGCTGCTCAGGGGCCAAGAGAACATCACCTGGTTAAGCGAATTGGAGAAATTACAGGTGTCCAGCGCCGGCCTCGCTGACAGCTCGACGGTGGCGCTGTACTTTGACGACCGTAAGATGGAACTAGCCGTCGCCAAGCCTGGCGATGAGCGGTGGAGCTGCCGCCCGCGGCCAGAGCCGGGCTTCATCATCTCAGCCTTATCATTCGCGAACCGCTTCTACTGCGCCAGCAAGAAGGGAATCAACGTGGTGGATGCCATCGCCGCTGTCAAGCAGCCGCAGCTTGCCGTGGTGGTCGAGGAGGGGGAACCCACGCATGAGAGTTACTTAGTGGACAACGACGATGAGCTGATCAGGGTGCAGCAGGCGCCGGTCGGAACCAAAACCCCAAGGTACCATGCGCACCGAGTCGACCTGGCCGTGGGGCAGATGGTGCGCATCTACGACCTACGAGGGCGCGCCGTGTTCGTGGGCGATGACGGCCGCTCAGTGTCGGTGCACGCTGGGCTGTCCTCGTCCATCAAGGCCGACACAGTCTACTGGTGCAAGTGTAGCGGCGATGGGACGCTGGGGATTGCCGCCTACCATGTCAAGAATGGGTGGACCACATGGAACTTGCACGCCTGGCCGGGCAGCATGGTAGACTACTTATCGCGCTACGTCTGTCGTTCAGAGGATACGGTGGTGCCGGCGCCGACACACCGTTGTCGCATTTTTAAGGTGGCGGCTACTGTTGCTGGTCCACGGAAGCGGAAGGGGAAGCGGAAGCGGAAGGCCAACTCGAAGGTGATTGGAAACGACTGGGTCAACTAG